One genomic region from Sphingobacterium multivorum encodes:
- a CDS encoding response regulator transcription factor encodes MNAKSNLLLVDDHTELLEFIADDLNEDYQITTSSNGREALDLLATEYFDLIVSDVMMPEMDGFELCQKIKEDIAYAHIPVILLTAKNSIESKIQGLEYGADAYIEKPFSPAFLRAQIASLLKNRVKVKEFFIKNPMSQIQQIGQNQSEQEFLLKIEEIIMQHLDDPQFNVDRMADILCMSRPTLYRKINVVSSLSPNELINLTRLRKAAELLIQKQHKVYEISNLLGYSSATHFSRNFQKQFGQSPTEFQDAQTALSKS; translated from the coding sequence ATGAATGCCAAATCCAATTTATTATTAGTAGATGATCATACTGAACTACTTGAATTCATTGCGGATGATCTCAATGAGGATTATCAGATAACAACGAGTTCCAATGGTAGGGAAGCGCTGGATTTATTAGCCACTGAATATTTTGATCTGATCGTCAGCGATGTGATGATGCCAGAAATGGATGGTTTTGAACTCTGTCAAAAAATTAAAGAAGATATCGCATATGCACACATTCCAGTTATACTCTTGACGGCAAAAAATAGTATTGAATCAAAAATTCAGGGTTTGGAGTATGGTGCCGACGCTTATATTGAAAAACCTTTTTCACCTGCCTTTTTAAGAGCACAAATCGCGAGTTTATTAAAGAATAGAGTTAAAGTCAAGGAATTTTTTATTAAAAATCCGATGTCGCAAATACAGCAAATCGGTCAAAATCAAAGTGAACAAGAGTTTTTGTTGAAGATTGAAGAAATCATCATGCAACACCTCGATGACCCACAGTTTAATGTCGATCGGATGGCCGATATTCTCTGCATGAGCAGACCTACCCTCTATCGCAAAATTAATGTGGTATCGAGCCTATCGCCCAATGAACTGATTAATTTAACGCGGCTCCGAAAAGCAGCAGAACTGCTCATCCAAAAGCAGCATAAAGTCTATGAAATTTCTAATTTACTAGGCTATAGCTCCGCGACTCATTTCTCTCGTAATTTTCAAAAGCAGTTTGGACAGAGCCCTACTGAATTTCAAGACGCCCAAACTGCTTTATCTAAATCATAA
- a CDS encoding two-component regulator propeller domain-containing protein: MINLKPLRLLFILLLPSLLYAQPYYFNHYQINEGLSNNAVICSMQDSQGFLWFGTKDGLNRFDGNNFKHFDASQSGKNSLGGNNIISLKEDFRKRIWIGTDQGIYCYDPVDEQFRLLSKQFENADVPVIVTDQRKRIWFISNGMLYCHDLVSHAIQQFTKSDLYITSISCTKNGTVFFGTPEGKIFQIGSSGKPALMLDFQAKYGPKDWFSIEKIMENRDGDLLIGTSKTGVYSYNFKNKSLKSILGPDKLHQFLYVRDIIQPNDHEYWFATESGLFIYQIASQHYINIQKEQENPWGISDNAIYNILQDKDEGIWLGTYFGGINYYHKNNSIIEKFLPQDRPGSLKGSVVRIIKKDINHDIWIGTENGGLSKLDPKSGYIQNFSDKQGNLANNNIHGILPIGDKLLIGTFVNGLDIFSPKLQKVIYHIDRNSNVSTSDLQSNFLFYLYKTRKGEIMAASTRGLYRFDLEKKSFHLIDNVPEYMFYTSILEDKKGNIWVGTWRDGLFCYHPTTRYFKHYTHHQNDLNSLPNNRVNSIFEDSKNQIWIATEGGMAKKKSNQDGFENIGLEEGMPSNVTLAFLEDKQNNLWVSTSKGLVRYHLPSGKKRIFNLESGLPTIQFNYNSSFNDDNGNFYFGTINGLIRFNPERLNQINYKNQIPIYITNFYINNRAINQYTDTNILSKSILFTDKIKLKHDESSFSLDFAALHYQAPHSIHYSYKMDGLDDNWIDITSNQRAYFTKLAPGNYVFTVKAEDPNGNTIPTFASLKITILPPIWASIPAFVCYALILVGLIIFVIHHFNEKIKQRNRQHLLTVQNLREQELYRSKINFYTDVAHEIRTPLTLIKAPLEKLMDKVDHNPVTDKLLLTMQNNTEKLIALSNQLLDFRQVETEGFKLHFESENISQTVQEIINNFTVTLQAQDKQMVSHIMPDIIGQVDIDAFDKICYNLLNNALKYSSSYIEVNLNMDKQKNIFILTVKNDGALIPSEERERIFEPFNRLKQNKNVPGSGLGLALTRSLTLKHQGTLLYSTNDLQLNVFSLTLPLNHNTNP; this comes from the coding sequence ATGATCAACCTGAAGCCTTTACGATTGCTATTTATCCTGTTACTCCCTTCCTTGCTATATGCGCAGCCCTACTATTTCAATCACTATCAAATCAATGAAGGTTTGTCAAACAATGCTGTCATTTGTAGCATGCAAGATAGTCAGGGTTTTCTTTGGTTCGGCACAAAGGATGGATTAAATCGCTTTGACGGTAACAATTTCAAACATTTTGATGCCTCCCAATCTGGGAAAAACAGCTTGGGTGGTAATAATATCATCTCCTTGAAAGAGGACTTTCGAAAAAGAATTTGGATTGGAACAGATCAGGGAATCTATTGCTACGACCCCGTCGACGAGCAATTTAGACTACTGAGCAAACAATTTGAAAATGCGGACGTACCCGTCATTGTTACCGATCAACGCAAAAGGATCTGGTTTATATCCAATGGAATGCTCTATTGCCATGATTTGGTTAGTCACGCAATTCAACAATTTACAAAATCGGACCTCTATATTACGTCTATCAGCTGCACAAAAAATGGAACTGTATTTTTTGGAACTCCTGAAGGTAAGATCTTCCAGATAGGTTCTTCTGGAAAACCCGCACTCATGCTTGACTTTCAAGCAAAATATGGTCCTAAAGACTGGTTTAGTATTGAGAAAATAATGGAAAACCGCGATGGAGACTTATTGATTGGCACGTCGAAAACTGGGGTTTATAGCTACAATTTTAAAAACAAGTCCCTCAAGTCAATTCTTGGTCCGGACAAGCTGCATCAATTTCTCTATGTAAGAGATATTATACAGCCAAACGATCATGAATATTGGTTTGCAACCGAATCTGGCCTCTTCATTTATCAAATTGCTAGCCAACATTACATCAACATTCAGAAAGAACAAGAAAACCCTTGGGGGATATCTGACAATGCCATTTATAATATCCTACAAGATAAGGATGAGGGTATTTGGCTGGGAACCTACTTTGGTGGGATTAACTATTATCACAAGAATAATAGTATAATCGAAAAATTCCTCCCGCAAGATCGCCCCGGGAGCTTAAAAGGCTCTGTCGTTCGGATTATCAAAAAAGACATCAACCACGATATATGGATAGGCACCGAAAACGGAGGTCTATCTAAATTGGATCCTAAATCGGGTTATATCCAGAACTTCTCCGATAAACAGGGGAATCTGGCAAATAACAATATTCACGGTATTCTCCCTATTGGCGACAAACTACTGATTGGTACTTTCGTCAATGGTCTGGACATTTTTTCGCCAAAGCTTCAAAAAGTTATCTATCACATCGATCGTAACAGCAATGTATCAACATCCGATCTCCAAAGTAATTTTCTTTTTTATCTCTATAAAACTCGAAAAGGAGAAATCATGGCTGCATCCACACGCGGCCTATACCGCTTTGATCTAGAAAAAAAATCTTTCCACCTTATTGATAATGTCCCAGAATACATGTTTTATACAAGCATTTTGGAAGATAAAAAGGGGAATATCTGGGTCGGAACGTGGCGTGATGGACTATTCTGTTATCATCCGACCACACGTTATTTTAAACACTATACGCATCATCAGAACGATCTCAATTCCTTGCCCAACAATAGGGTCAACAGTATATTTGAGGACTCAAAAAATCAAATTTGGATAGCTACCGAAGGTGGGATGGCTAAAAAGAAATCAAATCAGGATGGCTTTGAAAACATTGGCCTGGAAGAAGGAATGCCCAGTAATGTGACACTCGCCTTTTTAGAAGATAAACAAAATAACCTTTGGGTGAGTACTTCCAAGGGCCTGGTACGCTACCATCTTCCCAGTGGAAAAAAACGCATCTTCAACTTGGAGTCTGGCCTACCGACTATTCAGTTCAATTACAATTCATCCTTTAATGATGACAATGGAAACTTTTATTTCGGCACCATCAATGGACTGATACGTTTCAATCCCGAAAGGCTCAACCAAATCAACTACAAGAATCAAATTCCGATTTACATCACTAATTTTTACATCAACAATAGGGCGATCAATCAGTACACCGATACAAATATTCTGTCCAAATCAATTCTGTTCACGGATAAAATCAAACTGAAACACGACGAGTCATCCTTCAGTCTTGATTTTGCGGCATTACACTACCAAGCCCCCCATTCCATTCACTATAGCTACAAAATGGATGGTCTCGACGACAATTGGATAGACATTACAAGCAATCAACGGGCTTACTTCACCAAGCTAGCGCCCGGAAACTATGTTTTTACTGTAAAAGCAGAAGATCCAAATGGCAATACAATCCCCACTTTTGCTAGTCTTAAAATCACTATTCTTCCTCCGATCTGGGCAAGTATACCGGCCTTTGTTTGCTATGCTCTAATCCTTGTGGGGCTGATTATATTTGTTATTCATCATTTCAATGAAAAGATCAAACAACGCAATCGACAACATCTTTTAACCGTACAAAATCTACGCGAGCAAGAACTCTATCGCTCAAAAATCAATTTTTACACCGATGTTGCGCACGAAATACGCACACCGTTGACATTGATCAAGGCCCCCTTAGAGAAGCTTATGGATAAAGTAGATCACAATCCTGTAACCGACAAGCTACTATTGACCATGCAAAACAACACGGAGAAGTTGATTGCCCTTAGCAATCAGCTATTGGATTTTAGACAGGTCGAAACGGAAGGATTCAAATTACACTTTGAATCAGAAAACATAAGCCAAACGGTCCAGGAAATTATCAACAATTTTACAGTCACACTGCAGGCGCAGGACAAGCAGATGGTATCACACATTATGCCAGATATCATAGGTCAAGTCGATATCGACGCATTCGACAAGATATGTTACAACCTCTTGAATAATGCCCTGAAATATTCTTCATCCTATATTGAAGTGAATTTGAATATGGATAAACAGAAAAATATCTTTATATTGACCGTGAAAAACGACGGAGCTTTAATTCCTTCAGAAGAAAGGGAAAGAATTTTTGAACCATTCAATCGCTTAAAACAAAATAAGAATGTTCCTGGAAGCGGCCTAGGCTTGGCATTGACAAGGTCCTTAACGTTAAAACACCAAGGTACCCTGTTATACAGTACAAACGACCTCCAATTGAACGTATTTAGTTTGACATTGCCTTTGAATCACAATACAAACCCATAA
- a CDS encoding SusC/RagA family TonB-linked outer membrane protein — protein MFKGLKCLPISATLLCCASSFIPLAKGADLFPVPAESIALQKSIKGVVKDKSGNPIVGATVALKSKSSTAVSTDAKGNFSLTGVNAGDLLTVSSVGYLSKEVAASADLAITLDDENSRIGEVVVVGYGTQKKESVTGAITAISSQDISRSVATTTSGALVGKIAGVNSRMSDGRPGAWTGISIRNMGTPLYVIDGVQKDEGQFNNLDFNDIESVSVLKDASAAIYGVRAANGVVVVTTKKGKRGDNNTFNINSYYGWQSMFRFPKPADASTYVKSYIQSDAILGVKDPKYTLSDLEKWQQGTEKGYRPFDWYDYILKTSPQTYIAGNVSGGSEKINYYLSAGHLDQQSIIRNYGGFKRTNVQMNIDASVSKRLKIGANLNGRIEQRKQPGVPGADDTWQALFAIYRNLPTARPFANDNPLYPTQTAANTETNFAMLNYDLSGTYQEKWRVMQLNFNAEYKITDDLVAKGTVGYYLANKWMDNQEFTYKLYGYDEKTDTYPVIFSMDNPWRERSIAQIEEISTQFTLNYNKRFGKHGVNAVLAAESIKRDNPDIYVHDRPASNALSLIYFQTMDTYNDTGVNTQARAGFAGRVNYDYDQKYLLELSSRYDGSWKFAPGSRWGFFPSASAGWRISSEKFWTDGMRKVLDDVKLRGSYGILGDDNLDDWKYYAFGYLSGYTYNSKGSTIDGKYVIGTQPRGLPVKTLSWIEAHMLNVGLDFSTLKGRLTGSLDFFRRKRSGLPASRNDVLIPNEVGFSLPYENLNSDMHKGIDGSIMWRSKAGDFNYFVGGNFTFARQIDGEQYKPRFGNSWDQYRNSIFDRYAYLNWGLHATGQFQSWEEIANYDVDNDRQGNSTLRPGDIKYEDINGDKVINELDQRPIGYRQGGLPYFNFGINLGGQFKGFDLAMDLTGAAFASYRPNYEAMNPFHDGGNNPQYYMENQWMLSDITNPNSTLIPGKYPTLIRGNQNHSNYWHSDFWLTNVNYIKLRNLQIGYTLPDKWMKARGIQKLRIYTMMQNLFSIDNLGDMKIDPEITSDSGVQYPTNRVINVGVNLTF, from the coding sequence ATGTTTAAGGGTCTTAAATGTCTGCCAATTTCTGCTACTTTACTCTGCTGTGCGAGCAGTTTTATTCCTTTAGCAAAGGGAGCAGATTTATTTCCAGTTCCTGCAGAAAGCATTGCTTTGCAAAAATCAATCAAGGGTGTGGTTAAAGATAAAAGTGGCAATCCGATCGTAGGAGCGACAGTCGCTTTAAAATCCAAATCAAGCACTGCCGTTTCAACGGATGCAAAAGGTAATTTTAGTCTAACAGGTGTGAATGCTGGGGATCTACTGACTGTAAGTTCAGTTGGGTATCTCTCAAAAGAAGTGGCCGCGAGCGCCGATTTAGCCATTACATTGGACGATGAAAATTCACGTATCGGCGAAGTGGTTGTGGTGGGGTACGGTACACAAAAGAAGGAATCTGTTACTGGTGCAATCACGGCAATTTCTTCGCAGGATATTTCCAGATCTGTTGCGACAACAACCTCAGGAGCTTTGGTCGGGAAGATTGCAGGGGTCAATAGCCGGATGTCGGATGGACGCCCTGGTGCATGGACGGGGATCAGCATCCGGAATATGGGAACTCCCTTGTATGTGATCGACGGTGTTCAAAAAGATGAAGGCCAATTCAATAATTTGGACTTCAATGACATCGAATCTGTTTCGGTTTTGAAGGATGCGTCCGCAGCGATTTATGGTGTACGTGCAGCCAACGGAGTGGTGGTTGTAACGACAAAGAAGGGGAAGCGGGGCGATAACAATACCTTTAATATCAATTCCTATTACGGTTGGCAAAGTATGTTTCGTTTTCCTAAGCCTGCAGATGCAAGTACCTATGTAAAGAGCTACATTCAATCGGATGCCATTCTTGGTGTGAAGGATCCAAAATACACATTAAGCGATCTTGAAAAATGGCAACAGGGGACAGAAAAGGGTTACCGCCCATTTGATTGGTACGATTATATCTTAAAAACTAGTCCGCAAACCTATATTGCTGGAAATGTGAGTGGTGGGTCCGAAAAGATCAATTATTACTTAAGTGCTGGGCATCTCGACCAACAATCCATTATCCGTAATTATGGCGGTTTCAAACGTACTAATGTTCAGATGAACATTGATGCGAGCGTATCTAAACGATTAAAAATAGGGGCTAATTTGAACGGACGGATCGAACAGCGTAAACAACCTGGGGTACCCGGTGCTGACGATACTTGGCAGGCATTATTTGCCATTTATCGCAACTTACCTACTGCGCGGCCATTCGCCAATGACAATCCGCTCTATCCAACACAAACTGCAGCCAATACCGAGACGAATTTTGCAATGCTGAATTATGATCTATCGGGTACATATCAGGAAAAATGGCGGGTAATGCAACTAAATTTTAATGCCGAGTATAAGATTACAGATGATTTGGTTGCCAAAGGAACGGTAGGGTACTATTTGGCTAATAAATGGATGGATAATCAGGAGTTCACTTACAAATTGTATGGCTATGATGAAAAAACGGATACCTATCCAGTTATATTTAGCATGGATAACCCTTGGCGGGAGCGGTCTATCGCTCAAATCGAAGAAATTTCAACACAATTCACTTTAAATTATAACAAACGTTTTGGAAAGCATGGTGTGAATGCTGTATTAGCCGCGGAGTCAATAAAACGAGATAACCCCGATATTTATGTCCACGACAGACCAGCATCAAATGCATTGAGTTTGATCTATTTTCAAACGATGGATACCTATAATGATACTGGAGTAAATACGCAAGCAAGAGCCGGCTTTGCAGGTCGGGTCAATTATGACTACGATCAAAAATATCTTTTAGAACTTTCATCGCGTTATGATGGATCCTGGAAGTTTGCTCCTGGAAGTCGATGGGGATTTTTTCCTTCAGCATCCGCGGGATGGCGGATCTCTTCTGAAAAGTTTTGGACAGATGGCATGCGGAAGGTACTTGATGATGTTAAGCTTCGGGGATCTTACGGGATATTGGGGGATGACAATTTGGATGATTGGAAATATTATGCTTTTGGTTACCTGAGCGGATATACCTATAATTCCAAAGGTTCGACGATTGACGGAAAATATGTTATTGGCACCCAACCCCGTGGACTTCCTGTTAAAACGCTTTCCTGGATTGAGGCACACATGTTGAATGTCGGGCTCGATTTTAGCACATTAAAGGGAAGATTGACGGGTAGCTTGGATTTCTTTCGAAGGAAAAGAAGCGGTCTACCGGCTTCCAGAAATGATGTATTGATACCAAATGAGGTTGGTTTTAGTCTGCCTTATGAAAACCTAAACTCCGATATGCATAAGGGTATCGATGGCTCAATTATGTGGCGGAGTAAGGCTGGCGATTTCAACTACTTTGTCGGTGGTAATTTTACATTTGCCCGTCAGATTGATGGTGAACAATATAAACCCCGGTTTGGGAATTCCTGGGATCAGTATCGGAACTCCATTTTTGACCGCTACGCCTATCTAAATTGGGGCTTACATGCTACTGGACAGTTTCAGTCCTGGGAAGAAATTGCCAATTACGATGTAGACAATGACCGTCAAGGTAATTCTACCTTGAGACCAGGAGATATAAAATATGAAGACATCAATGGGGATAAAGTGATCAATGAGCTGGATCAGCGGCCAATAGGATATCGGCAAGGCGGACTTCCTTATTTCAATTTTGGAATTAATCTGGGCGGACAATTCAAGGGATTTGATTTGGCCATGGATTTGACAGGAGCAGCATTTGCATCCTATCGTCCCAATTACGAAGCGATGAACCCTTTCCACGATGGTGGAAATAATCCGCAATATTACATGGAGAATCAATGGATGCTCAGTGATATTACCAACCCCAATAGTACATTGATTCCCGGCAAATATCCAACATTGATTCGCGGAAATCAAAACCATAGTAATTATTGGCATAGCGATTTTTGGCTCACCAATGTCAATTATATAAAACTAAGAAATCTTCAGATTGGATATACCTTGCCAGATAAGTGGATGAAAGCTCGTGGAATCCAAAAATTACGAATATATACAATGATGCAGAATCTCTTCAGTATAGATAATTTGGGTGATATGAAGATCGATCCGGAAATCACAAGTGATTCAGGTGTTCAATACCCAACAAACCGGGTTATAAATGTGGGTGTTAATTTAACTTTTTAA
- a CDS encoding aldose epimerase family protein yields the protein MRGKLTLLGLSAILAFSVSCQQPTGSKTPKADSLSAFMDTAQFSGTIDQKQAYLYELSNKNGVQAYFTNFGARLVGLWVPDNKGELCDVVLGFSKAADYNNPKEPFFGTIVGPFGNRIAKGKFKLDDKTYTLAVNNGPNTLHGGFKGVHFANWTLKSSDKSSLTFAYTLPDGHEGFPGNIQMEVTYTLNDNNELLIAYRATSDKKTVINLTNHAYFNLNGEGSGTILDHQLQLFANEYTPVDSTLIPTGQLAPVKGTAFDFTTLKPIGKDINANDQQLSFGKGYDHNFVLSKEKDGDWFKAAHVIGDKSGVVMDILTTEPGIQFYSGNFMNEQVQLKNGKKDSFRTAFCLEPQHFPDAPNQPAFPTTVLNPGQVYQTKSLYRFSVK from the coding sequence ATGAGAGGAAAATTGACCTTGCTTGGTCTTTCTGCAATACTTGCTTTTAGTGTGTCTTGCCAGCAACCGACTGGTTCTAAAACTCCCAAAGCAGATTCTTTATCGGCCTTCATGGATACCGCGCAGTTCAGCGGAACTATTGATCAAAAACAGGCGTATCTATATGAACTGAGCAATAAAAATGGCGTACAAGCTTATTTTACCAATTTCGGTGCACGCTTAGTGGGACTATGGGTACCGGACAATAAGGGTGAGTTATGCGATGTGGTTTTGGGCTTTTCTAAAGCAGCTGATTATAATAATCCCAAAGAACCATTTTTTGGTACTATTGTAGGGCCTTTTGGTAATCGGATCGCCAAAGGCAAATTTAAGTTGGATGATAAAACCTATACATTGGCGGTAAATAACGGTCCTAATACGCTGCATGGCGGTTTTAAAGGTGTGCATTTTGCCAATTGGACATTAAAATCGTCAGATAAATCATCCCTTACATTTGCTTACACCTTACCTGACGGACACGAGGGTTTTCCAGGAAACATCCAAATGGAGGTGACTTATACGCTGAACGATAATAATGAATTGTTGATAGCTTATCGTGCTACTTCCGATAAAAAGACGGTGATCAATTTGACCAACCATGCTTACTTTAATTTAAACGGTGAGGGAAGTGGTACCATTCTGGATCATCAACTTCAATTGTTTGCCAATGAATACACACCAGTAGATAGCACACTAATACCCACAGGGCAATTAGCACCGGTAAAGGGAACAGCTTTTGATTTTACAACCTTGAAACCGATAGGAAAAGATATTAATGCCAATGACCAGCAGCTTAGTTTTGGAAAGGGCTATGACCACAATTTTGTCTTAAGTAAGGAGAAAGATGGCGACTGGTTTAAAGCGGCACATGTGATCGGTGATAAATCAGGGGTGGTCATGGATATTCTGACAACCGAACCTGGTATTCAATTTTATAGCGGCAACTTTATGAACGAACAAGTACAGTTGAAGAACGGTAAAAAAGATTCCTTCCGTACGGCCTTTTGTCTTGAACCGCAGCATTTTCCGGACGCTCCGAATCAGCCAGCTTTTCCAACAACAGTCCTGAACCCGGGGCAAGTATATCAAACGAAATCCCTGTATCGTTTTTCAGTAAAATAA
- a CDS encoding RagB/SusD family nutrient uptake outer membrane protein, producing MIKRKVILWGVCLVCTFSSCNKFLDRESQAIFTDDQIFSDQNMVKSVLANYYGRVSWGQQFGDNGSFAMLDEAGFSSGSPNNMQEFPNDFWRMYDYELIRNLNQFIVGVRQSTLDDNNKKSIEGEARFIRAWTYFNMIKRLGGVPLVGDKVYDYTSGMDPAELQLSRATEAESYNYVISECTEAAKMLGTEKTINSARANKWTALALKARASLYAASIAKYNYKTPDVKTAGNEVGIPASEATKYYQTAYETALDIINNSPYALYNANPDKGKNFYLAVTSKSSNEVIWAKDYAYPGETHSFTNNNIASSVRGDIDANFVTPVLNLVEAFEYTNDRKGDLKTKTAAGDYVYYTNPEDLFANKDARLYGTVIYSGADFAGTKITYQAGVRYKENGTWKTVTGSPGSSNDKFGGLITSEDGPTTSNDMYVNKTGFNIRKFIDENKDASTRGRGSDIWFVRFRYAEFLLIAAESGLELGKPQAELTGYINKIRERAGIQALTTISLNDIIQERRVEFAFEDHRYWDLKRLRIAHEIWNGSADNYNAVHYALFPYKIYAPGDPNNGKWVFEKQKSSHTLYPRNFKYQNYYNFIDQNWINNNPKLVRNPYQ from the coding sequence ATGATAAAGAGGAAGGTTATTTTATGGGGTGTATGTTTAGTATGTACATTTTCAAGCTGTAATAAGTTCTTGGACCGGGAATCACAGGCAATTTTTACCGATGATCAGATATTTTCAGATCAAAATATGGTGAAGTCAGTGTTGGCCAATTATTACGGAAGAGTCAGCTGGGGCCAGCAGTTTGGCGACAACGGCTCCTTTGCAATGCTAGATGAAGCCGGATTTTCCAGCGGTTCTCCCAACAATATGCAGGAGTTTCCAAATGATTTTTGGCGGATGTATGATTACGAATTGATCCGCAATTTAAACCAATTTATTGTGGGTGTCCGTCAATCGACACTAGACGATAATAATAAGAAGAGCATAGAAGGGGAGGCTCGTTTTATTCGTGCTTGGACGTATTTCAATATGATCAAGCGTTTGGGCGGTGTGCCATTGGTGGGAGATAAGGTATATGATTATACAAGTGGGATGGATCCGGCCGAACTGCAGTTATCGAGAGCCACGGAAGCTGAGAGCTATAATTATGTCATCAGTGAATGTACTGAAGCGGCTAAAATGCTCGGTACAGAGAAAACCATCAATTCGGCGAGAGCCAATAAATGGACAGCTTTGGCGCTAAAAGCCCGCGCAAGTTTATATGCCGCATCCATCGCAAAGTATAATTATAAAACACCCGATGTGAAGACCGCAGGCAATGAGGTAGGTATCCCTGCATCTGAAGCAACTAAATATTATCAGACAGCTTATGAAACTGCTTTGGATATTATAAATAATAGCCCTTATGCGCTGTATAATGCAAATCCGGATAAGGGCAAGAACTTTTATCTTGCCGTAACCTCAAAATCAAGTAATGAAGTAATTTGGGCAAAAGACTATGCTTATCCTGGTGAGACCCATTCTTTTACCAATAATAATATAGCCTCATCAGTCCGCGGTGATATTGATGCCAATTTCGTAACCCCAGTACTCAATTTGGTAGAAGCATTTGAATATACAAATGATCGAAAAGGGGATCTGAAAACGAAGACTGCTGCTGGTGACTATGTTTATTATACAAATCCCGAAGATCTTTTTGCCAATAAGGATGCACGCTTGTATGGTACGGTAATTTACTCCGGAGCAGATTTTGCTGGAACAAAAATAACTTATCAGGCGGGGGTTCGGTATAAAGAAAATGGTACATGGAAGACAGTAACAGGTTCGCCTGGTTCCTCAAATGATAAATTTGGCGGACTTATTACGAGTGAGGATGGCCCTACGACTTCCAACGATATGTATGTCAATAAAACTGGATTTAATATCCGGAAGTTTATTGACGAAAATAAAGATGCCTCTACACGCGGGCGCGGTTCGGATATTTGGTTTGTCCGTTTTCGTTATGCTGAATTTCTGTTGATCGCTGCAGAGTCGGGGCTTGAACTTGGTAAACCGCAAGCTGAGTTGACTGGATATATCAATAAGATCAGGGAGCGCGCGGGAATACAAGCATTGACGACTATTTCTTTAAATGATATCATTCAGGAACGTCGCGTTGAATTTGCTTTCGAAGATCATCGTTATTGGGATTTGAAACGTTTGCGCATCGCCCATGAAATCTGGAACGGAAGTGCTGATAATTACAATGCGGTGCACTATGCCCTATTTCCGTATAAAATATATGCTCCTGGGGATCCTAACAATGGCAAGTGGGTTTTCGAGAAACAGAAATCTAGCCATACGCTCTATCCGCGAAATTTTAAATATCAGAACTATTATAATTTCATTGACCAAAATTGGATTAACAACAATCCGAAGCTAGTCCGAAATCCTTATCAATAG
- a CDS encoding DUF3823 domain-containing protein has product MKTFFCKLIVGLCLLLGVFACGKDNYDAPQSTLSGHVAYNSKPLGLRGSNQSVYLQLWQDGYQFRSPINVYLTQDGSFSTKLFDGKYKLVTTSGNGPWVSSADTLLVDVKGNTTVDYQVKPYYMMSNITYNTQGNILKASFDIETIDASRTIDLVTLLVNDTKFVDLGQYTYKMEKTGLNAGHVELELDIKDILTKSAAVYARVGLRVNGITEALYDSEPKKLK; this is encoded by the coding sequence ATGAAAACTTTTTTTTGTAAATTAATAGTCGGGTTGTGTTTACTCTTGGGTGTTTTTGCTTGTGGCAAAGATAATTATGATGCACCACAAAGCACATTAAGCGGACATGTAGCCTATAATTCCAAACCTTTGGGGCTGAGAGGATCCAATCAATCGGTCTATCTTCAACTCTGGCAGGATGGTTATCAATTTCGGTCTCCCATTAATGTTTATTTAACTCAAGATGGTTCGTTTTCCACGAAACTCTTTGATGGAAAGTACAAATTGGTGACAACCAGTGGAAATGGACCATGGGTGAGCAGTGCCGATACGTTACTGGTTGATGTGAAGGGTAATACCACAGTGGATTATCAGGTGAAACCCTATTACATGATGAGTAATATAACCTATAACACACAAGGAAATATCCTTAAAGCATCTTTTGATATCGAAACAATAGATGCTTCAAGAACGATTGATTTAGTCACCTTATTGGTCAATGATACAAAATTTGTGGATTTGGGCCAATATACTTACAAGATGGAAAAAACCGGATTAAATGCCGGCCATGTCGAATTGGAACTGGATATCAAAGATATTTTGACCAAGAGTGCAGCGGTGTATGCGCGCGTAGGGTTACGGGTAAATGGGATTACCGAGGCGCTGTACGATAGTGAACCAAAGAAACTAAAATAA